One stretch of Dokdonia sp. Hel_I_53 DNA includes these proteins:
- a CDS encoding aldehyde dehydrogenase family protein — translation MSTIATEFGMDEALKILGVKDINEGTSTGQENFSSGEVISSYSPVDGALIGKVKTTSKEDYEKVMTAATTAFKEFRTMPAPLRGEIVRQFGEKLREVKEPLGKLVSYEMGKSYQEGLGEVQEMIDICDFAVGLSRQLHGLTMHSERPGHRMYEQYHPLGVVGIISAFNFPVAVWAWNTALAWICGDVCVWKPSEKTPLCGIACQNIIAEVLKANDMPEGISCLINGDYKVGEMMTTDRRIPLVSATGSTRMGKIVASTVGERLGKSLLELGGNNAIIVTPDADIKMTVIGAVFGAVGTAGQRCTSTRRLIIHESMYDKVKKAVVDAYSQLRIGNPLDENNHVGPIIDKDAVAGYESALKRVVEEGGKIIVEGGVLTGDGYESGCYVKPAIAEAKNDFEIVQHETFAPVLYLMKYSGDVENALELQNGVNQGLSSAIMTNNLREAERFLSVAGSDCGIANVNIGTSGAEIGGAFGGEKDTGGGRESGSDAWKVYMRRQTNTINYTTELPLAQGIKFDL, via the coding sequence ATGAGCACAATAGCGACAGAATTTGGAATGGATGAGGCACTTAAGATTTTAGGTGTGAAGGATATTAATGAAGGTACTTCTACAGGGCAAGAGAACTTTAGTTCTGGTGAAGTCATTTCTTCATATTCTCCTGTTGATGGAGCATTAATTGGAAAAGTAAAAACCACTTCTAAGGAAGATTATGAAAAGGTAATGACTGCTGCAACAACAGCTTTTAAAGAGTTTCGTACAATGCCAGCACCTTTGCGTGGGGAAATCGTACGTCAATTTGGAGAAAAGTTACGTGAGGTAAAAGAGCCTCTTGGTAAGCTTGTTTCTTATGAAATGGGAAAATCTTATCAAGAAGGTTTAGGGGAAGTACAAGAGATGATAGATATCTGTGATTTTGCAGTTGGTCTCTCTAGACAACTTCATGGTCTTACCATGCACTCAGAGAGACCTGGACATAGAATGTATGAGCAGTACCACCCACTAGGAGTAGTAGGAATTATTTCTGCATTTAACTTCCCAGTAGCCGTTTGGGCATGGAACACTGCCCTTGCATGGATTTGTGGTGATGTTTGTGTATGGAAACCATCAGAAAAAACACCGTTATGTGGTATCGCTTGTCAAAATATAATTGCTGAAGTTCTTAAAGCAAACGATATGCCTGAGGGAATATCTTGCTTGATAAATGGTGATTACAAAGTGGGAGAAATGATGACAACAGATCGTCGTATACCTCTTGTATCTGCAACTGGTTCTACTCGTATGGGTAAAATTGTTGCATCAACAGTAGGTGAGCGTTTAGGTAAGTCATTACTTGAATTAGGAGGAAACAATGCTATCATTGTTACTCCAGATGCAGATATTAAAATGACGGTTATCGGAGCTGTTTTTGGAGCTGTAGGAACTGCTGGACAAAGATGTACGTCTACACGTCGTTTAATTATACATGAGAGCATGTATGATAAAGTAAAAAAAGCAGTTGTTGATGCTTATAGTCAATTACGTATAGGAAATCCTCTTGATGAAAATAATCATGTTGGGCCTATCATTGATAAAGATGCTGTAGCAGGATATGAAAGTGCACTAAAACGTGTGGTAGAAGAAGGTGGTAAAATCATTGTAGAAGGTGGTGTACTTACTGGTGATGGTTATGAAAGTGGATGTTACGTGAAGCCTGCAATTGCAGAGGCAAAGAACGATTTTGAAATCGTTCAACACGAGACTTTTGCTCCAGTTTTATATCTTATGAAATATAGCGGTGATGTAGAGAATGCTCTTGAACTTCAAAATGGAGTGAACCAAGGGTTATCCTCTGCAATTATGACTAATAATTTACGTGAAGCAGAGCGTTTCTTAAGTGTTGCTGGATCAGATTGTGGTATTGCAAATGTTAACATAGGTACTTCTGGTGCTGAGATAGGCGGAGCCTTTGGAGGTGAAAAAGACACTGGTGGAGGACGTGAGTCTGGGTCTGATGCTTGGAAAGTATATATGAGAAGACAGACAAATACAATCAACTATACTACAGAATTACCTCTTGCACAGGGGATCAAGTTTGATTTATAG
- a CDS encoding CAP domain-containing protein, producing the protein MKSIKKILYTVVVVIAYISCSNDSLSKEDFSTNLKASLEIENDITLAKEVMEVLNNHRASIGLNPIAWYSECEELAVEHSSYMVKNNKASHDNFYERSQILKRKGASFVSENVAYGYQDALSVLQAWLDSPSHKITIEGDYTHSGIGIVYTDNGIPYYTQLFIR; encoded by the coding sequence ATGAAATCAATAAAAAAAATATTATATACCGTAGTTGTTGTTATTGCCTATATATCTTGTTCTAATGACTCATTAAGCAAAGAAGATTTTTCAACAAATCTTAAAGCATCTTTAGAAATCGAAAATGATATAACTCTAGCTAAAGAAGTTATGGAAGTCTTAAACAATCATAGAGCATCCATTGGGTTAAATCCTATAGCTTGGTATAGTGAATGTGAGGAACTTGCCGTTGAGCACTCTTCTTATATGGTTAAAAACAATAAAGCAAGCCACGATAACTTTTATGAAAGATCGCAAATATTAAAAAGAAAGGGAGCTAGTTTTGTGAGTGAAAATGTAGCTTATGGGTATCAAGATGCACTATCCGTACTACAGGCGTGGCTTGATAGTCCATCTCACAAGATCACTATTGAAGGAGATTACACCCATTCCGGAATAGGAATCGTTTATACTGATAACGGAATACCTTACTACACACAACTTTTTATTAGATAA
- a CDS encoding CBS domain-containing protein, with product MAIKSFMGKRVKDKKGTVTDIKVSDYMTRNLITFSPDQSVLDVMNKLIKHKISGGPVVNEKKELLGIISEGDCMKQISESRYYNMPMDAMKVQDHMVSTVDTIDGNMNVFDAANKFLESKHRRFPIIENGKLVGQISQKDVLKAALKLNGQTWK from the coding sequence ATGGCTATTAAAAGTTTTATGGGTAAGCGTGTAAAGGATAAAAAAGGCACTGTCACAGATATAAAAGTAAGTGATTACATGACTCGTAATTTAATAACCTTTAGTCCAGATCAATCTGTTCTAGACGTTATGAATAAGCTCATCAAGCATAAAATATCTGGAGGGCCTGTTGTTAACGAAAAAAAAGAGTTGCTGGGTATTATTTCTGAAGGTGATTGTATGAAACAAATATCTGAAAGTCGTTATTATAATATGCCTATGGATGCGATGAAGGTCCAAGATCATATGGTCTCTACTGTTGATACTATAGATGGCAATATGAATGTTTTTGACGCTGCAAATAAATTTTTAGAGTCTAAGCACCGCCGCTTCCCAATTATAGAAAACGGAAAACTAGTAGGGCAAATAAGTCAAAAGGATGTGCTCAAAGCCGCATTAAAATTAAATGGACAGACTTGGAAATAG
- a CDS encoding SDR family NAD(P)-dependent oxidoreductase — MNKTALITGASSGIGKALATIHAKCYGDLIIVARTGDLLNDLKKALENQYGITVYVIEKDLSKITAAEEIYEEVKSQGIEVDYLVNNAGFGGHGLFYEREWEEDLSMIQLNIIALTALTRKFLPDMVHRNTGKILNVSSTASLMPGPLQAVYFATKAYVTSFSNAIAEELSETNVTVTNLMPGATDTDFAETSGMEKTDLFKNPHTAEEVAQAAYKGMLEGKLNVLAGLSFSQKIMMKFIPIIPKKIIMGQVKKLQSLKK; from the coding sequence ATGAATAAAACTGCATTGATTACAGGTGCTAGTAGTGGCATAGGTAAAGCACTAGCCACCATACATGCAAAATGTTATGGAGATTTGATAATAGTGGCACGTACCGGAGACCTACTAAATGATTTAAAAAAAGCATTAGAAAATCAGTATGGAATAACTGTATATGTCATAGAGAAGGATTTAAGTAAGATAACAGCAGCAGAAGAAATTTATGAAGAGGTTAAAAGTCAAGGCATAGAGGTAGACTACCTTGTTAATAACGCAGGTTTTGGTGGTCATGGATTGTTTTACGAAAGAGAATGGGAAGAAGATCTCTCTATGATACAATTAAATATTATCGCTTTAACAGCGCTTACACGAAAGTTTCTACCCGATATGGTTCATCGTAACACGGGAAAAATATTGAACGTATCCTCTACAGCGAGCTTAATGCCAGGACCTTTACAGGCGGTTTATTTTGCTACCAAAGCTTATGTAACCTCCTTCAGTAATGCCATTGCAGAAGAATTGAGTGAAACAAACGTCACAGTGACTAATCTTATGCCAGGAGCAACAGATACAGACTTTGCAGAAACTTCAGGAATGGAAAAAACGGATTTATTTAAAAATCCTCACACAGCAGAAGAAGTTGCACAAGCAGCTTATAAGGGAATGCTTGAGGGAAAATTAAACGTATTAGCAGGATTGAGCTTTAGTCAAAAAATAATGATGAAGTTTATCCCTATTATTCCTAAAAAAATTATTATGGGTCAAGTAAAAAAATTGCAATCATTAAAGAAGTAG
- a CDS encoding MFS transporter: protein MILKTPNYILSLIIFAQFCGTSLWFSGNAIINDLIIDFNIENDIIGEITIAVQLGFVIGTLTFALLSIVDTYSPSKVFFLSALLASVCNIGLIIPESTISTILLCRFCTGFFLAGIYPVGMKIAADYYEKGLGLSLGYLVGALVLGTAFPHFIRNFIHELPWKLVLIYTSILASFGGLILYTMVPDGINRKKGALLNISQTLSILKNYKLRQSAIGYFGHMWELYAFWALVPVMLSTYNFTHLDEVINVPLNSFYIIGLGAVACIMGGYLSEKIGTKKVALYSLFLSMLCCLASPFVITYASSTVLVIFLLFWGMVVVADSPLFSTLVAQSIEPEKKGTAITIVTSLGFTVTIVSLQFMSMLVDLTNLKMVLPFLALGPVISLMLLSRRRKT from the coding sequence TTGATCCTGAAGACACCTAATTACATTTTATCCCTTATCATTTTTGCACAGTTTTGCGGAACCTCATTATGGTTTTCTGGCAATGCTATAATAAATGATCTTATTATAGATTTCAATATTGAAAATGATATTATCGGGGAAATTACAATCGCAGTTCAATTAGGTTTTGTGATTGGGACATTGACATTTGCTCTACTTTCTATTGTAGATACATACTCCCCTTCTAAAGTTTTCTTCTTAAGTGCGCTTCTTGCCTCAGTTTGTAATATTGGACTCATTATACCAGAGAGTACAATATCTACAATTTTACTATGTAGATTTTGTACAGGTTTCTTTTTAGCAGGAATTTACCCCGTAGGTATGAAAATAGCGGCAGACTATTACGAAAAAGGCCTTGGACTGTCATTAGGGTATCTTGTAGGCGCACTAGTGCTCGGAACTGCATTCCCACATTTTATACGCAATTTTATCCATGAACTTCCTTGGAAACTGGTGTTAATATATACATCTATCTTGGCAAGTTTTGGAGGGCTAATACTTTATACTATGGTCCCTGATGGGATAAATCGAAAAAAAGGAGCTTTATTAAATATAAGTCAAACCTTAAGCATCTTGAAGAATTATAAATTAAGGCAGTCAGCGATAGGCTACTTTGGTCATATGTGGGAATTATATGCATTCTGGGCGTTGGTTCCAGTGATGTTATCAACATATAATTTTACCCACCTAGACGAGGTAATTAATGTACCTCTAAATTCATTTTATATTATAGGTTTAGGAGCTGTCGCATGTATTATGGGCGGCTATCTCTCAGAAAAAATAGGTACAAAGAAAGTAGCTTTATATAGTTTATTCCTTTCAATGCTTTGTTGCTTAGCTTCACCATTCGTGATAACATATGCATCATCTACTGTTCTTGTAATCTTCCTTTTATTTTGGGGAATGGTAGTGGTTGCAGACTCTCCTTTGTTTTCAACGCTTGTTGCTCAAAGTATTGAACCAGAAAAAAAAGGCACTGCAATAACTATTGTAACATCCTTAGGTTTTACAGTAACAATCGTAAGCTTGCAGTTTATGTCAATGCTGGTCGATTTGACAAATTTAAAAATGGTTCTTCCATTTCTAGCTTTGGGTCCTGTGATATCTCTTATGCTACTTTCAAGGAGAAGAAAAACCTAG
- the atpA gene encoding F0F1 ATP synthase subunit alpha, protein MAEVKPAEVSAILKKQLSGFEANASLDEVGTVLTVGDGIARIYGLANAQYGELVEFESGLEAIVLNLEEDNVGVVLLGTSSTIKEGDTVKRTQRIASINVGEGITGRVVNTLGQPIDGKGPIAGQTYEMPLERKAPGVVFREPVTEPLQTGIKAIDAMIPVGRGQRELVIGDRQTGKSTVCIDTILNQKEFYDAGEPVHCIYVAVGQKASTVALIAQVLEDAGALAYTTIVAANASDPAAMQVYAPFAGAAIGEYFRDTGRPALIVFDDLSKQAVAYREVSLLLRRPPGREAYPGDVFYLHSRLLERAAKVINDDEIAKNMNDLPDSLKPIVKGGGSLTALPIIETQAGDVSAYIPTNVISITDGQIFLDGDLFNSGVRPAINVGISVSRVGGNAQIKSMKKVSGTLKLDQAAFRELEAFAKFGSDLDAATLNVIEKGKRNVEILKQAENTPYTVEDQIAIIYAGSKNLLRDVPVDKVKEFETEYLEFLNSKHRDTLDTLKAGKLTDEVTDTLVAVAKDLSAKYN, encoded by the coding sequence TTTCGGCAATTTTAAAGAAACAACTTTCAGGTTTTGAAGCAAACGCTTCACTGGACGAAGTAGGAACAGTATTGACCGTGGGTGATGGTATCGCTCGTATTTACGGACTTGCAAACGCTCAGTATGGTGAGCTTGTGGAGTTTGAAAGTGGTCTTGAAGCTATTGTTCTTAACCTTGAAGAAGATAACGTAGGTGTTGTACTTTTAGGTACATCTTCAACTATTAAAGAAGGAGATACTGTTAAGCGTACACAACGTATTGCTTCGATTAATGTAGGTGAAGGGATTACTGGTCGTGTGGTTAATACTTTAGGTCAACCTATCGATGGTAAAGGACCTATCGCTGGACAGACTTATGAAATGCCTCTTGAGCGTAAAGCTCCTGGTGTTGTTTTTCGTGAGCCGGTGACTGAGCCGTTACAAACAGGTATTAAAGCAATTGATGCTATGATCCCAGTGGGTAGAGGACAGCGTGAGCTAGTTATTGGTGACCGTCAGACCGGTAAGTCTACGGTTTGTATTGATACGATCCTTAATCAAAAAGAATTTTACGATGCTGGTGAGCCAGTACATTGTATATATGTTGCTGTAGGTCAAAAGGCTTCTACAGTAGCTCTTATTGCTCAAGTATTAGAAGATGCTGGAGCTCTTGCTTATACTACGATTGTAGCTGCAAATGCATCAGATCCTGCAGCAATGCAAGTATATGCCCCATTTGCCGGAGCAGCTATTGGAGAATATTTCCGTGATACAGGTCGCCCTGCATTAATTGTTTTTGATGATTTATCAAAGCAAGCAGTTGCTTACCGTGAAGTGTCTTTATTACTTCGTCGTCCACCGGGACGTGAGGCATATCCAGGAGATGTTTTCTACCTTCACTCTAGATTATTAGAGCGTGCTGCAAAAGTGATCAATGATGATGAGATTGCAAAGAATATGAACGACCTTCCTGATAGCTTAAAACCTATAGTAAAAGGAGGAGGGTCTCTTACAGCGCTGCCTATTATTGAAACACAAGCAGGAGATGTATCTGCATATATCCCAACTAACGTAATCTCGATTACAGACGGTCAGATCTTCTTAGATGGTGATTTATTTAACTCGGGTGTGCGTCCTGCAATTAACGTAGGTATCTCGGTATCTCGTGTGGGAGGTAATGCTCAAATTAAATCAATGAAAAAGGTGTCTGGTACGCTTAAACTAGATCAAGCAGCTTTCCGTGAATTGGAAGCCTTTGCAAAGTTTGGGTCAGATCTTGATGCGGCAACGTTAAATGTTATTGAAAAAGGTAAGCGTAACGTTGAGATCTTAAAGCAAGCAGAGAACACTCCGTATACGGTAGAAGATCAAATTGCAATCATTTATGCTGGTTCTAAGAACTTATTACGTGATGTCCCTGTAGATAAAGTAAAAGAATTTGAAACTGAATATTTAGAATTTTTGAATTCTAAGCATAGAGATACTTTAGATACACTGAAGGCAGGTAAGCTTACAGACGAGGTTACAGATACATTGGTAGCTGTGGCAAAAGACCTTTCTGCTAAATATAACTAG
- a CDS encoding GNAT family N-acetyltransferase: MIYHIETPRLILREIRIQDTGSMYKLDSDPLVHKYLGNKPITCMGKARENVDYIRMQYEKYNVGRWATIEKSSGKFIGWSGLKMNFETSMNGHLDFYDIGYRFMPAFWGKGYATEASLAARNYFFEKYPSETLYGLAEEDNLASCRILQKIGLERKSTFKHPTQNVTLVWFEKNKN; this comes from the coding sequence ATGATATATCATATAGAAACTCCACGTTTAATATTACGAGAAATACGTATACAAGATACCGGATCCATGTACAAACTAGACAGCGACCCATTAGTCCATAAGTACTTAGGAAATAAACCCATTACTTGTATGGGTAAAGCTAGAGAAAATGTTGATTATATACGGATGCAATACGAGAAATATAATGTAGGAAGATGGGCGACAATTGAAAAATCGAGCGGTAAATTTATAGGCTGGTCAGGGCTTAAAATGAATTTTGAAACCAGTATGAACGGCCACCTGGATTTTTATGATATAGGATATCGGTTTATGCCAGCATTTTGGGGTAAAGGATATGCAACAGAGGCTTCTTTAGCTGCTAGAAATTATTTCTTTGAAAAGTACCCTTCCGAGACTCTTTATGGACTAGCAGAGGAAGATAATCTTGCCTCTTGCCGTATACTTCAGAAAATAGGACTCGAACGTAAGAGCACCTTTAAGCACCCCACACAAAATGTAACATTAGTATGGTTTGAAAAAAATAAGAACTAA
- a CDS encoding DUF2116 family Zn-ribbon domain-containing protein — MERACPECGSKIIGRADKKFCSDACRNTYNNTHNKDSNNMMRNINNRLRKNYRILEKLNPEEKKKVSKSQLDAADFDFNHFTSIYTTKAGTVYYFVYDQGYLPLDGDYFALVKRK, encoded by the coding sequence ATGGAAAGAGCTTGCCCAGAATGCGGAAGTAAAATAATAGGTCGAGCAGATAAGAAGTTTTGTAGTGACGCCTGTAGGAATACCTATAATAACACACACAATAAAGACTCGAATAATATGATGCGTAATATCAATAATAGATTACGTAAAAATTATCGAATTCTTGAAAAACTAAATCCTGAAGAAAAGAAAAAGGTGTCAAAATCTCAACTTGATGCTGCTGACTTTGACTTTAATCACTTTACCTCTATTTATACCACAAAAGCAGGAACTGTTTATTATTTTGTCTATGACCAAGGATATTTACCTTTAGATGGCGACTATTTTGCCCTTGTAAAAAGAAAGTAA
- a CDS encoding 3-hydroxyanthranilate 3,4-dioxygenase, whose protein sequence is MAIQKPFNLNNWIKENRSLLKPPVGNKNLYKDAGDYIVMIVGGPNARKDYHYNETEELFYQLEGQIEVHVQDEGEKRTMKLGPGDMYLHPAGVPHSPVRHEDSIGLVIERKRDDLEGKDGLLWFCDNCNEKLYEVYFPLTDIETDFLKHFKDFYGDINKRTCDNCGTVMEADSRFTT, encoded by the coding sequence ATGGCAATTCAAAAACCGTTTAATTTAAATAACTGGATAAAAGAAAACAGATCGCTTCTCAAACCCCCTGTAGGTAATAAAAATTTATATAAAGATGCTGGCGATTATATCGTGATGATCGTTGGCGGTCCTAATGCTCGCAAAGACTACCATTACAACGAGACAGAAGAGCTTTTTTACCAACTAGAAGGTCAAATTGAAGTTCATGTTCAAGATGAAGGTGAAAAACGTACGATGAAACTAGGTCCTGGTGATATGTATTTACACCCAGCTGGAGTTCCTCACTCACCTGTGAGACATGAAGATTCAATAGGTCTTGTAATTGAGCGAAAGCGAGATGATCTAGAGGGTAAAGATGGCTTGCTTTGGTTTTGTGATAATTGTAATGAAAAATTATACGAAGTATATTTCCCACTCACAGACATTGAAACTGACTTTCTAAAACACTTTAAAGATTTTTATGGAGATATCAATAAACGTACTTGTGATAACTGCGGTACTGTAATGGAAGCAGATAGTCGTTTTACTACATAA
- a CDS encoding isoaspartyl peptidase/L-asparaginase family protein, giving the protein MNKWIACLIIGLSLICCDTSSKEKLISKSPASKSESFGLVIHGGAGTILKENMTDSLEMAYRDKLEEAIRAGHKVLADGGTSMKAVTTSINILENSPLFNAGKGAVFTHEGTNELDASVMDGHTLNAGAIAGVTTVKNPIDLALAVMNNSEHVMLSAKGAEKFATEQGIEIVDPSYFYTDRRFKSLQSILEKEKKALEKNQSTPISYLDPFINDYKYGTVGCAALDKFGNLAAGTSTGGMTNKKYNRIGDAPIIGAGTYANNASCAVSSTGWGEYFIRGMVAHDIAAMMEYKEVTLQDAAQEVIQQKLKNLGGTGGIVSIDKNGNVAMEFNTAGMYRAHMNAEGKLIIKIYENE; this is encoded by the coding sequence ATGAATAAATGGATAGCTTGTCTAATTATAGGGTTATCACTTATTTGTTGTGATACCTCATCAAAAGAAAAGCTCATTAGTAAAAGTCCTGCTTCAAAGTCAGAAAGTTTTGGACTTGTCATTCACGGAGGAGCAGGAACAATCCTCAAAGAAAATATGACAGATTCTCTAGAAATGGCGTATCGAGACAAACTTGAAGAGGCTATCAGGGCTGGTCATAAAGTCCTAGCAGATGGAGGAACTAGTATGAAAGCAGTCACTACATCTATAAATATACTTGAAAATAGCCCTCTATTTAATGCAGGTAAAGGAGCTGTATTTACACACGAGGGCACTAATGAACTGGACGCAAGTGTTATGGATGGACACACACTCAACGCAGGTGCAATTGCAGGAGTCACTACGGTCAAAAACCCAATTGACCTTGCACTTGCTGTAATGAACAACTCAGAACATGTAATGCTTAGTGCAAAAGGAGCAGAAAAATTTGCTACAGAACAAGGCATAGAAATAGTGGACCCATCCTATTTTTATACAGATAGACGCTTCAAATCGCTTCAATCCATCTTAGAAAAAGAAAAAAAAGCATTAGAAAAAAATCAAAGCACACCTATAAGCTATCTAGATCCTTTTATAAATGACTATAAATATGGCACGGTAGGTTGTGCTGCTCTAGATAAATTTGGGAACCTTGCAGCAGGAACTTCAACAGGAGGAATGACTAACAAAAAATATAATCGTATAGGTGATGCTCCAATCATAGGAGCAGGAACCTATGCAAATAATGCGAGCTGCGCGGTAAGCTCCACGGGGTGGGGAGAGTATTTCATAAGGGGTATGGTAGCTCATGATATTGCTGCTATGATGGAATACAAAGAAGTCACACTTCAAGACGCTGCTCAAGAGGTTATCCAACAAAAGCTCAAAAATCTAGGAGGCACTGGAGGTATTGTTTCTATAGATAAAAATGGAAATGTGGCAATGGAGTTCAATACTGCAGGAATGTACCGTGCTCATATGAATGCAGAAGGAAAACTCATTATAAAAATATATGAGAATGAATAA
- the atpG gene encoding ATP synthase F1 subunit gamma, which produces MANLKEIRNRISSVSSTMQITSAMKMVSAAKLKKAQDAITAMRPYSDKLTELLQNLSATLDADSGSKLAENREINKVLIVAISSNRGLAGAFNSNIIKGANAHIKANYAGKEVHLVTLGKKADAILSKSFKVVTNDNAIFDDLTFDNVSVIAEELMDSFEVGEYDRIDIIYNKFKNAATQIVTTEQFLPIVAAVKDVPTTTPDYIFEPSKEEIVEGLIPKALKTQLFKGIRDSVASEHGARMTAMHKATDNATELRDALKLQYNKARQAAITNEILEIVGGAEALNN; this is translated from the coding sequence ATGGCAAACTTAAAGGAAATAAGAAATAGAATTTCATCAGTATCTTCTACGATGCAGATTACCAGTGCCATGAAAATGGTATCTGCTGCAAAGTTAAAGAAAGCGCAAGACGCTATTACAGCAATGCGTCCTTATTCTGATAAACTCACAGAGCTTTTGCAAAATTTAAGTGCTACTTTAGATGCAGATTCTGGAAGTAAACTTGCAGAAAATCGTGAAATTAATAAAGTTCTTATAGTTGCTATTTCCTCTAACAGAGGTTTAGCTGGAGCATTTAACTCAAATATAATTAAGGGAGCAAATGCTCATATAAAGGCAAATTACGCTGGAAAAGAGGTGCATTTAGTAACCTTAGGTAAAAAAGCAGATGCAATCTTAAGTAAATCATTTAAGGTGGTTACTAATGATAATGCCATTTTTGATGACCTTACCTTCGATAACGTATCTGTGATAGCAGAGGAGTTAATGGACAGTTTTGAAGTAGGTGAATATGATCGAATTGATATTATTTACAACAAGTTCAAAAATGCAGCTACACAAATCGTAACCACAGAGCAGTTCTTACCAATTGTAGCAGCGGTTAAAGATGTTCCAACTACAACCCCAGACTATATATTTGAACCTTCTAAGGAGGAGATTGTAGAAGGGCTTATTCCTAAAGCATTAAAGACACAGCTTTTTAAAGGAATAAGAGACTCTGTAGCTTCAGAACACGGTGCTCGTATGACTGCCATGCATAAAGCAACAGATAATGCAACAGAGCTTAGAGATGCTCTTAAATTACAGTATAACAAAGCCCGTCAAGCAGCAATTACTAATGAAATATTAGAGATTGTAGGTGGTGCAGAAGCATTAAATAACTAG
- a CDS encoding CAP domain-containing protein, translating to MNLIKNYLYSIVILCAFTACSNDILGEEDTSSTLETSSEVVNNTVFANELLEVLNEYRASIGLNSLSQHDESEELAVKHSYYMVQQNEASHDNFYDRAQILQESGANYVSENVAFGYYDAASVLQGWLDSPSHKSAIEGNYTHSGIGIVHTDNGVPYFTQLFIR from the coding sequence ATGAATTTGATTAAAAATTATTTATACTCCATAGTCATACTATGTGCATTTACAGCTTGTTCTAATGACATATTAGGTGAGGAAGACACTTCCTCTACATTAGAAACCTCTTCAGAAGTAGTAAATAATACAGTTTTCGCAAATGAATTGTTAGAAGTCTTAAATGAGTATAGAGCATCTATTGGGTTAAACTCCTTATCACAACATGATGAATCTGAAGAGCTTGCAGTAAAACATTCATATTATATGGTACAACAAAATGAAGCAAGCCATGATAACTTTTATGATAGGGCACAAATTTTACAAGAAAGTGGGGCAAATTATGTGAGCGAGAATGTAGCATTTGGATATTATGACGCTGCATCCGTACTACAAGGATGGCTCGATAGCCCTTCCCACAAAAGTGCCATTGAAGGGAATTATACACATTCTGGAATAGGTATTGTACATACAGATAATGGAGTTCCTTATTTCACACAGCTGTTTATTAGATAA
- a CDS encoding CAP domain-containing protein, translating into MNSFKITLYTVISLFVFTSCSTDNLSEEDFSSNLETSIDVENNIILAEEVMEALNEYRVSIGLNPLAWHDDSEELAVEHSFYMVQNNQASHDNFYERSDALQQGGANFVSENVAYGYQDAASVLQGWLDSPSHKSAIEGDYTHSGIGIVHTDNGIPYYTQLFIR; encoded by the coding sequence ATGAACTCTTTTAAAATTACCCTCTACACAGTTATTTCACTATTTGTATTTACATCGTGTTCTACTGATAATTTAAGCGAAGAAGACTTTTCCTCTAATCTTGAAACATCTATAGATGTTGAGAATAATATCATACTAGCAGAAGAAGTAATGGAAGCTTTAAATGAATATAGGGTATCTATAGGATTAAACCCCTTAGCTTGGCACGATGATTCTGAAGAGCTTGCAGTGGAGCACTCTTTTTATATGGTTCAAAATAATCAAGCAAGTCACGATAACTTTTATGAAAGATCAGATGCATTGCAACAAGGAGGTGCAAATTTTGTAAGTGAAAATGTAGCCTACGGATATCAAGATGCAGCTTCTGTATTACAAGGATGGCTTGACAGTCCTTCTCATAAAAGTGCCATTGAGGGAGATTACACACATTCTGGAATAGGAATCGTTCATACAGATAACGGAATACCTTACTACACACAACTCTTTATTAGATAA